ctgtgtggggttaagtgcaggttttttcagcagtggggttactcgagcctgcttaaatgtagtgggaaaagtgcctgcaagaagagatgtgttaattatgtgtgtaagtgccggtaggatggacggagagatggcctggagaaggtgtgatggaatggggtcaagggaacaggttgtggggtggttggagaggaggagtttagagacctcagtgtcagttaaaggagagaacatagtgaaagaagggttgcatacaggagccaggtgtttgacagggtgtggtgctgtgaatgtattgctgatggctgtaaccttatcagtaaaaaatgtggcgaatatatctgctgtcagtgatgtgtcaggtggtggaggggagggcagagaagtgtgttaaatgttctaaacaagctacgagtgtctgtggtgctgttgattttggtctggtaatatgaagtttttgcagttttaacgttatttgaaaaagttgcgagcagaagctgatatttacctagatcagctggatctttagatttccgccatctcctctcagctgccctgagaacagtccgatgttcacgaaggatgtcagacagccaggggctgggtggtgtagtccgtgctggtctagaggagagaggacagatgttgtctagacaggttgttaaagtagagctaagtgtgtctgtggcagtgttcacatcaagcatggaaaatacatttattgtgggaagagaggcagagacatcagtggaaaggcgagagggtgagagggaacggaggttacggcgaaaggaaaccaaaggtggggtcggttttacaatggatgggagaatcatgttgaattgaacaaagtagtgatcagaaacatgtaaaggtgtaacaagaatattagaggtggtacagttacgtgtaaaaatgaggtccagctggttgcccgacctgtgagttgctgtggtgtgtagtctttccaagtcaaatgaggccagaagagtattcagttcaatggcctggggtttgtcctggtgtatgttgaaatcaccaagaaccacaagtggcctgccatcctctggcaaggaggacagcaggacatccaattcctcaagaaagcttgtcagctgacctgggggctgatagatgacaacaacatgtatttttgtgggttgcattgtagtaatggcatggaattcaaaagatgtattgttacatagtgaagcatgtggtgaaaaagtccagttattatgaatgagcaaacctgttcccccacccctaccagtatgtcgaggggtgtgggagaaggagaagttgttagagagagcagcaggtgttgctgtatcctcaggacgtatccatgtctctgtcagtgccaggatgctgagggtggactgcgtggcgaaagccggaatgaaggcagctttgttcacagcagactggcag
This sequence is a window from Xyrauchen texanus isolate HMW12.3.18 chromosome 45, RBS_HiC_50CHRs, whole genome shotgun sequence. Protein-coding genes within it:
- the LOC127637630 gene encoding uncharacterized protein LOC127637630, whose translation is MSSSLITHAFKHIPVICCRPFTRYRCKTKRNPHNLRPLCTSTPAPLSFSVGLWNCQSAVNKAAFIPAFATQSTLSILALTETWIRPEDTATPAALSNNFSFSHTPRHTGRGGGTGQLTSFLEELDVLLSSLPEDGRPLVVLGDFNIHQDKPQAIELNTLLASFDLERLHTTATHRSGNQLDLIFTHQHGLHHPAPGCLTSFVNIGLFSGQLRGDGGNLKIQLI